In one window of Vallitalea okinawensis DNA:
- a CDS encoding pyrimidine-nucleoside phosphorylase: MRMYDLIMKKRNGGELTTEEINFFVDGYTKGEIPDYQVSALMMAIYFNKMNKRETADLTTAIVDSGEVVDLSSINGIKVDKHSTGGVGDTTTLILGPMVAAAGVPVAKFSGRGLGHTGGTIDKLESFDGFSVEVSIKEFINNVNGIGIAIGGQTANLAPADKKLYALRDVTATVDNMSLIASSIMSKKIASGADAIVLDVKTGSGAFMKEEDDSFALAQEMVDIGTHVGRQTIGVITNMDQPLGLAIGNALEVIEAIETLKGNGPDDLTDLCLTLGSHMLVLGGKADTAEEARKILQGIIEDGSGVRKLKELVKAQGGNPDFIDDVSLLPGASFIEDVKAPVDGFVEGIKADDIGIAALILGAGRETKESDIDLGVGIMLEKKVGDQVKKGDVIARIYANDTSKVETSREKLLGAYSFRDREVIKPTLIRGVVTKNGIEKY; encoded by the coding sequence ATGAGAATGTACGATTTAATCATGAAAAAGAGAAATGGTGGGGAACTGACTACAGAGGAAATTAACTTCTTTGTAGATGGTTATACAAAGGGTGAAATACCTGATTATCAGGTATCTGCACTTATGATGGCTATTTATTTCAATAAGATGAACAAAAGAGAAACAGCTGACTTAACGACTGCCATAGTTGACAGTGGTGAAGTAGTTGATTTATCATCAATTAACGGTATCAAAGTTGATAAGCATAGTACTGGAGGAGTTGGAGATACAACGACATTAATTTTAGGACCTATGGTTGCGGCAGCAGGGGTTCCTGTCGCAAAATTCTCAGGTAGAGGGTTAGGCCATACAGGTGGTACGATTGATAAACTAGAGTCTTTTGATGGCTTCTCAGTAGAAGTATCCATCAAGGAATTTATCAACAATGTGAACGGTATCGGAATTGCTATTGGTGGTCAAACGGCTAATTTAGCACCAGCAGATAAGAAGCTATATGCATTAAGAGATGTTACAGCTACAGTGGATAACATGTCTTTAATTGCAAGTAGTATCATGAGTAAGAAGATTGCTTCTGGAGCAGATGCTATTGTTCTTGATGTTAAGACAGGTAGCGGTGCATTCATGAAAGAGGAAGATGATTCATTTGCTTTAGCTCAAGAAATGGTAGATATCGGAACACATGTTGGACGTCAAACAATAGGTGTTATTACAAACATGGATCAACCATTAGGCTTAGCTATAGGTAACGCATTAGAAGTTATTGAGGCTATAGAAACATTAAAAGGTAATGGTCCTGACGATTTAACAGATCTTTGTTTAACACTTGGTTCCCACATGCTAGTACTTGGCGGTAAAGCAGATACTGCTGAGGAAGCTAGAAAAATCCTACAAGGAATCATCGAAGACGGAAGTGGTGTTAGGAAGCTTAAAGAATTAGTAAAAGCTCAAGGAGGAAATCCTGACTTCATCGATGATGTGAGCTTACTTCCAGGTGCATCATTTATTGAAGATGTTAAAGCACCTGTTGATGGTTTTGTTGAAGGTATTAAAGCTGATGATATAGGTATAGCTGCATTAATCTTAGGCGCAGGTCGTGAAACGAAAGAAAGTGATATTGACCTTGGTGTTGGTATCATGCTAGAGAAAAAGGTTGGCGACCAAGTTAAAAAAGGTGATGTCATTGCAAGAATCTATGCCAATGATACATCAAAAGTAGAAACATCTAGAGAGAAATTATTAGGAGCTTATAGTTTTAGGGATAGAGAAGTTATCAAGCCTACATTAATTAGAGGTGTTGTAACTAAGAACGGAATAGAAAAATATTAG
- the cdd gene encoding cytidine deaminase encodes MEKIKDLVKAALEAQKMAYVPYSGFKVGAALLTKDGQVYTGCNVESASYTPTICAERTAIVKAVSEGVHEFEAIAVVGDSEWTFPCGVCRQMLREFGKEMTIYVVKSEDEYKEFNLKDLLPHSFGPEDLIMDGEKA; translated from the coding sequence ATGGAAAAAATAAAAGACCTGGTTAAAGCTGCATTAGAAGCACAGAAAATGGCCTATGTGCCATATTCGGGCTTTAAAGTAGGAGCTGCATTATTAACAAAAGACGGCCAAGTTTATACAGGATGTAATGTTGAAAGTGCATCTTATACACCTACAATTTGTGCTGAAAGAACTGCAATAGTAAAGGCTGTATCAGAAGGGGTACATGAGTTTGAAGCAATCGCTGTAGTAGGAGATTCTGAATGGACATTTCCTTGTGGTGTTTGTAGACAAATGTTAAGAGAATTTGGCAAAGAAATGACTATTTACGTGGTGAAATCAGAGGATGAGTATAAAGAATTTAATTTAAAAGACTTACTACCTCATAGTTTTGGACCAGAAGACTTGATAATGGATGGTGAGAAAGCATGA
- the deoC gene encoding deoxyribose-phosphate aldolase, with protein sequence MNLAKYIDHTILKPESSVEQVKKLCSEAKEYGFASVCVNTGYTKLVSGELEGSDVKTCVVVGFPLGATTKETKAFETKQAIEDGADEVDMVINVGYLKSGMHDEVKEDIKAVVDAAAGKAVVKVILETCLLTDEEKVKVCEMCKEVGADFVKTSTGFSTGGATAEDIALMRKTVGKDMGVKASGGVRSKEDAEKMIEAGASRIGASASIAIVEGKKSNSDY encoded by the coding sequence ATGAATTTAGCGAAGTACATTGATCACACTATTTTAAAACCTGAGAGTTCTGTAGAGCAGGTAAAAAAACTTTGTTCAGAAGCAAAAGAGTATGGATTTGCTTCAGTTTGCGTCAATACTGGTTACACTAAATTAGTTAGCGGTGAATTAGAAGGCAGCGACGTAAAAACTTGTGTAGTTGTAGGTTTCCCTTTAGGAGCTACTACTAAAGAAACAAAAGCTTTTGAAACTAAGCAAGCTATCGAAGATGGTGCAGATGAAGTCGACATGGTTATCAACGTGGGCTACTTAAAGTCAGGCATGCACGATGAAGTGAAAGAAGATATCAAAGCAGTTGTAGATGCAGCAGCTGGAAAGGCTGTTGTTAAAGTGATTCTTGAAACTTGTCTTTTAACTGATGAAGAAAAAGTGAAAGTTTGTGAAATGTGTAAAGAAGTAGGTGCAGACTTTGTCAAAACAAGTACCGGTTTCTCTACAGGTGGCGCTACAGCAGAAGATATTGCTTTAATGAGAAAAACTGTTGGCAAAGACATGGGTGTTAAAGCTTCTGGTGGTGTACGTTCAAAAGAAGATGCTGAAAAAATGATCGAAGCTGGAGCATCAAGAATTGGTGCTAGTGCATCTATCGCTATCGTTGAAGGTAAAAAATCTAATTCAGATTATTAA
- a CDS encoding LacI family DNA-binding transcriptional regulator, translating to MAITIRDIAREAGVSRTTVSRVLNDSGYVKEETRQKVEEAINKLNYSPNAIARSLSTSKTNTIGVVVPEINNPFFGEIVSGISQEADKAGLNIILYNTDNKEHKELKALQLLKEQRIQGILITPSYTEGTSNQKYLKTIDRTDVPVVILDGFVKYNDFSGVFIDQVNGGFNATETLIKAGHRKIAIINGVMETRPARDRHSGFLAALEKYGIQHNEDYEFNAHYQWKESYEITKHILSMENPPTAVFVTSNMMILGCIKALNELGKKAPDDLAIIGFDNVDMLNVIGMNVSYVYGPSFEMGIKGMQMLNEVIERRKNGIYNNLNDILMPQLILKGSEK from the coding sequence GTGGCAATAACAATTAGAGACATTGCGAGGGAAGCAGGTGTTTCAAGAACAACCGTTTCAAGAGTGCTTAATGATTCAGGGTATGTAAAAGAGGAAACAAGGCAAAAGGTTGAAGAAGCCATTAATAAATTAAATTATTCTCCTAATGCTATTGCAAGAAGTTTATCTACCAGTAAAACGAACACCATCGGTGTTGTTGTTCCTGAAATCAACAATCCTTTCTTTGGTGAAATCGTAAGTGGTATAAGCCAAGAGGCTGATAAAGCGGGTCTCAATATCATACTCTATAATACAGATAATAAGGAACATAAGGAACTTAAAGCACTACAACTCTTAAAAGAGCAACGCATTCAAGGTATATTAATTACCCCAAGTTATACGGAAGGAACTTCTAATCAGAAGTATTTAAAGACTATCGACCGTACAGATGTACCAGTTGTCATACTGGATGGTTTTGTTAAATATAATGACTTTAGTGGTGTATTTATTGACCAAGTTAATGGTGGTTTTAATGCTACGGAGACATTAATTAAGGCAGGCCATAGAAAAATCGCTATTATTAATGGTGTAATGGAAACCAGACCAGCAAGGGATCGCCACTCTGGGTTTTTAGCTGCATTGGAGAAGTATGGTATCCAACATAATGAAGATTATGAATTCAATGCCCATTATCAGTGGAAAGAATCCTATGAGATTACTAAGCATATACTCAGTATGGAGAATCCTCCAACAGCAGTCTTTGTCACAAGTAATATGATGATTCTTGGTTGTATAAAAGCTTTAAATGAACTTGGCAAAAAGGCGCCAGATGATTTAGCTATAATTGGTTTCGATAACGTTGATATGTTAAATGTCATTGGTATGAATGTAAGCTACGTGTACGGACCTTCATTTGAAATGGGGATCAAAGGTATGCAGATGCTTAATGAAGTCATTGAACGTCGCAAAAATGGTATCTACAATAATTTAAATGATATCTTAATGCCGCAATTGATACTTAAAGGATCTGAAAAATAA
- a CDS encoding MBL fold metallo-hydrolase, producing the protein MTLNFCSLASGSSGNCQFVETDHIRLLVDAGLSGKRIQNALLSIDVEPSSINGILVTHEHSDHTQGVGILSRRFNIPVYANQNTWRAMRNKLGKIAEENIKIINTEESFVLEDLQVTAFATYHDAEEPVGYVFEKAGKKISLLTDTGSVCSRIREKVQGSLLMLIESNHDVDMLKNGGYPWHLKKRILSDIGHLSNDSCGKLICDIHEEGCIYLLAHLSKENNTPETALTTVHEIVLDNGIAVGEEAFLEMTYRDQPSKVFNL; encoded by the coding sequence ATGACATTGAATTTTTGCTCATTAGCCAGTGGAAGTAGTGGTAACTGTCAATTTGTAGAAACAGACCATATACGTTTACTTGTTGATGCAGGACTAAGTGGAAAAAGAATTCAGAATGCACTGTTATCTATAGATGTTGAACCAAGTAGTATTAATGGGATACTGGTTACCCATGAACATAGTGATCATACCCAAGGGGTTGGCATTTTATCAAGGCGATTTAACATTCCTGTCTATGCTAATCAGAATACGTGGCGTGCTATGAGAAACAAACTTGGAAAAATTGCTGAGGAAAACATCAAAATCATAAATACAGAAGAATCTTTTGTGTTAGAGGATTTACAAGTTACGGCTTTTGCAACTTACCATGATGCTGAAGAACCTGTTGGATATGTATTCGAAAAAGCTGGTAAGAAAATCAGTTTATTGACGGATACTGGATCAGTTTGTTCCCGTATAAGAGAAAAAGTCCAAGGATCTTTATTAATGCTGATTGAATCCAATCACGATGTGGACATGCTTAAAAATGGTGGCTACCCTTGGCATCTAAAGAAACGTATTTTAAGTGATATAGGTCATTTATCCAATGATAGTTGTGGAAAACTTATTTGTGACATTCATGAAGAGGGATGTATTTATCTGCTTGCTCATTTAAGTAAAGAGAATAATACACCAGAAACAGCATTGACGACTGTTCATGAAATTGTACTTGATAACGGTATTGCAGTCGGAGAAGAGGCTTTTTTAGAGATGACTTACCGTGATCAACCTTCTAAAGTGTTTAATCTATAA
- a CDS encoding DUF4832 domain-containing protein: MKKLLMIMIVCIMILQSTLSDAKIIQSLHTVDTTNEIRDLTLTSNESTQSNHVSSLIDQNTETAFTVDLLASNPIDVVVNNQNGNPLFLNMDSIVLYASNESANNVTGITVKINANDRGYEETIVDNQILAWVEENGLKKAEINIPAVVCRQFWIELSGSDTVEILETVVKGTTYNNTLDQVVGYIKNGSSQNPNLLFDHNIDTKDLFISGDELVFDFSPYKVSVSEFAFVSNFPEQQSVASGTLEYWDGSSWESIEADKVFDFEKKNSQARAVGGFTFDSIETSQLRFTVKECKSTWGETLIQEIFIDGHLITVENNPEDYVDGINASSDMVTISGEIGNIVDNETSTTWKASIANDGMIELYTKNTETNKFNNFKNDKIILYAVGDVPSTVTASVDQLANSDAYYETILSNHVLQWVMEEGYQKAEILMPVDTASHKYKLRFSGQGQLELAEVKVVGQRFVSDLSEYATVYKNDTILSGEQVYDTHLNTALGGINSGDELVFDFSPYVYTLESFYFTMNFPQSQSIASGRLAYWDGSQWIDLSDMKTFDWKTNDQTREVNGFHFEEITTNKVKFIIGSVNDTWTPAIQEVLINGQRSMTSESAAATLTQMPKQERNATMLIMPEFPEYMEGLGDDFVIEIASSSELGVVDLHGNIVPPSTEMQVDLVLKVTQQSTGMIALTDTLTAIIPMKTPDGYLRLVPEEDTESVIKNPAMGWVAYVEYACSIHDEKNHTHCVDVDDPIAYFEKLDEEIAKGLKADILYMRMGWSWLEPTKGQYSWRDPDSNISKFIEEAKAREMQIAFRVLVSDEYHDNMSTVPAWMFEEPGFQFYINNEGSRTPYYDNATYLEYYEQLIKELAQDFDNPNLVAYADAQGLGMWGEMHDIRTKELSKDDTIIKHAQIWTSYFHNILLGATFGGGAETVNKDIIVPEYQHMVRRDGYGSRWITTDFTNMYLNDFFPNKIPSYAENCYWHFSEEYIAKHFPNDYLLEYTGDYATDVRSCFELSIQQAQTLRANTLDVRVPSDWEEWTSYGQDLLEKFALENGYRIVPVAFEYPEVISRGEVVPIIHEWKNTALGFLPTANNQLKDKYKIAFALLDDNNNAVYQYTDQAIDPSWIKEDGSQLLTSQLQIPDSLVSGQYKLAVAIVDTQNHNYPGINLATKMNRIDLQSNTEDPTTWYGGWYIINDNLIMD; this comes from the coding sequence ATGAAAAAATTACTTATGATCATGATAGTTTGTATCATGATATTACAAAGTACTCTTTCAGATGCAAAGATCATTCAATCATTACATACGGTAGATACAACCAATGAGATAAGAGACTTAACATTAACAAGCAATGAATCAACGCAGAGTAATCATGTATCATCCCTCATTGACCAAAATACAGAAACAGCTTTCACTGTGGATTTACTTGCATCCAATCCAATCGATGTTGTTGTCAATAATCAAAATGGTAATCCCTTATTCCTTAACATGGATAGTATTGTTCTCTATGCCAGTAATGAAAGTGCCAACAATGTAACAGGTATAACAGTCAAAATCAATGCCAATGATAGAGGTTATGAAGAAACGATTGTTGATAATCAAATTCTAGCATGGGTTGAAGAAAATGGTCTGAAGAAAGCAGAGATTAATATTCCAGCTGTTGTATGTCGACAGTTTTGGATAGAGTTATCCGGCAGTGACACTGTTGAAATTTTAGAAACTGTAGTAAAAGGTACAACCTATAACAATACCCTTGATCAAGTTGTGGGCTATATAAAAAACGGCTCTTCACAAAATCCAAACTTGTTGTTTGACCATAACATTGATACAAAAGATTTATTTATCTCTGGGGATGAACTAGTTTTTGATTTTTCCCCATATAAGGTGAGTGTATCAGAATTTGCTTTTGTTTCAAACTTTCCTGAGCAACAATCTGTTGCATCAGGCACATTAGAGTATTGGGATGGATCCAGTTGGGAATCAATTGAAGCAGATAAGGTCTTTGACTTTGAAAAGAAAAACTCTCAAGCAAGAGCTGTAGGGGGATTTACATTTGATAGTATTGAGACATCGCAATTACGTTTTACAGTAAAAGAATGTAAGAGTACTTGGGGAGAAACACTTATTCAAGAAATTTTCATTGATGGTCATCTAATTACCGTTGAGAATAATCCAGAAGACTATGTTGATGGTATAAATGCTTCAAGTGATATGGTGACCATAAGTGGAGAAATTGGAAATATTGTAGATAATGAAACATCAACCACATGGAAAGCGTCTATTGCTAATGATGGGATGATTGAACTATACACAAAAAATACAGAAACAAATAAGTTTAATAACTTTAAGAACGATAAGATCATATTATATGCTGTTGGAGATGTACCAAGCACTGTTACAGCCAGTGTGGATCAATTAGCAAACAGTGATGCATACTATGAAACAATTTTGAGTAACCATGTGCTTCAATGGGTGATGGAAGAAGGGTACCAAAAAGCAGAAATTTTAATGCCTGTTGACACAGCTTCTCATAAGTATAAATTAAGATTTAGTGGTCAAGGACAATTAGAACTTGCCGAAGTAAAAGTGGTAGGTCAAAGATTCGTAAGTGACCTAAGTGAATATGCAACTGTCTATAAAAACGATACGATATTAAGCGGCGAACAAGTTTACGATACGCATTTGAATACAGCACTTGGAGGAATTAATAGTGGTGATGAACTAGTTTTTGATTTTTCTCCTTATGTGTATACATTAGAAAGTTTTTATTTTACAATGAACTTTCCCCAGAGTCAATCTATAGCAAGTGGTCGTCTAGCGTATTGGGATGGCAGTCAATGGATAGACCTCTCCGACATGAAAACCTTTGATTGGAAAACCAATGATCAAACAAGAGAAGTTAATGGTTTTCATTTTGAAGAAATCACTACTAACAAAGTGAAGTTCATTATAGGCTCCGTCAATGACACATGGACACCTGCTATTCAAGAAGTTCTCATTAATGGTCAACGTTCTATGACTAGTGAATCAGCGGCAGCTACCCTTACTCAAATGCCAAAACAAGAGCGCAATGCTACAATGTTAATAATGCCTGAATTTCCTGAATACATGGAAGGATTGGGGGATGACTTTGTTATAGAGATTGCATCATCCAGTGAACTAGGTGTTGTTGATTTACATGGCAATATAGTGCCACCTAGTACGGAGATGCAGGTAGATCTAGTACTTAAAGTGACGCAACAATCTACAGGAATGATAGCTTTAACAGATACCCTAACTGCAATCATTCCTATGAAAACACCTGATGGGTATCTTCGTTTAGTACCTGAAGAAGATACAGAATCTGTTATCAAAAATCCAGCTATGGGCTGGGTAGCCTATGTAGAATATGCATGCTCCATACATGATGAAAAAAATCATACACATTGTGTGGATGTAGATGACCCAATAGCCTATTTTGAGAAGCTAGATGAGGAAATAGCAAAAGGATTAAAAGCTGATATTTTATATATGCGTATGGGGTGGTCATGGCTTGAGCCAACAAAAGGTCAATATTCTTGGCGTGATCCAGATAGTAATATCAGTAAATTCATTGAAGAAGCCAAAGCTCGTGAAATGCAAATTGCTTTTAGAGTTTTAGTCAGTGATGAGTATCATGATAACATGTCTACAGTACCAGCTTGGATGTTTGAAGAACCTGGATTTCAGTTTTATATTAACAATGAAGGAAGTAGAACACCTTACTATGATAACGCGACTTATCTAGAGTATTATGAACAACTGATTAAAGAGCTAGCTCAAGACTTTGATAATCCTAACTTAGTAGCATATGCAGATGCCCAAGGTTTGGGTATGTGGGGAGAAATGCACGATATCCGAACAAAGGAACTAAGTAAAGATGATACCATTATCAAGCACGCTCAGATATGGACAAGTTATTTTCATAATATCTTGCTAGGTGCTACATTCGGTGGAGGAGCAGAAACTGTTAATAAAGATATCATTGTACCCGAATATCAACACATGGTCCGACGGGACGGTTATGGATCACGGTGGATAACCACTGATTTCACCAACATGTATTTAAACGATTTTTTTCCCAATAAGATTCCAAGTTATGCCGAAAATTGCTATTGGCACTTTAGTGAAGAATATATAGCCAAGCATTTCCCTAATGATTACTTATTGGAGTATACAGGGGATTATGCAACTGATGTGAGAAGCTGTTTTGAGCTCAGTATTCAGCAAGCACAAACATTACGTGCTAATACATTAGATGTTCGCGTGCCAAGTGATTGGGAAGAATGGACTTCTTATGGACAAGATTTATTAGAGAAGTTTGCTCTTGAAAATGGCTATCGTATAGTTCCTGTGGCTTTTGAATACCCTGAAGTCATATCAAGGGGAGAAGTAGTTCCTATTATACATGAGTGGAAAAATACAGCATTAGGATTTCTACCCACTGCAAACAACCAGTTAAAAGATAAGTATAAAATTGCTTTTGCTTTATTAGATGATAATAATAATGCGGTATATCAATATACGGATCAAGCCATTGACCCATCATGGATCAAAGAAGATGGGAGCCAACTACTAACCAGTCAATTGCAGATACCTGATTCCTTGGTAAGTGGTCAATACAAATTGGCTGTAGCAATTGTAGATACACAGAACCATAACTATCCTGGTATCAATCTTGCTACAAAAATGAATAGGATAGATTTACAAAGTAACACAGAAGATCCTACAACGTGGTATGGTGGATGGTACATAATTAACGATAATCTAATAATGGACTAA
- a CDS encoding DUF4091 domain-containing protein: MFGYISNKEEWLYPDMPMKELDNKIAIHTAKNGCESVKLLLKSNAESINVTVDEHSNFEVEIFEMLDVYVGYNEIEKEVQDGQFVITEKEYEKPEYCTRKAPFRVYEALKPIKDIMYIKKNIAPICITIQPKEHVTPGVSEIKLIIKDKTPPHKEECLHIEVNVYDVQIPHETLKITNWFNLDNISTYHGDLPLESKAYYDQLRAYAKVMRRLRQTHFYIMLDPRKVFNEKGTFDFTYYKPIIEIFFQEGFETMELGPFLEKTPTLFTEELKCSFDKRLCISSDEGFYQMVDFIQEVKHFLEKNNWVKNTIFHICDEPDVHVENDHVLAKRKEDYFKVANLLKKAIPSCKIVEAVKSTEFKSAIDIWVPLTSTYEEFRESFNKMQSLGDEVWCYVCCVPTGYHLNRFLDIDLVKSRLLFWGISKFTIEGYLHWGLNQQPRRGFNVFENSNTPNEAFNGIFPSGDAFMVYPYNDQILMGMRFEAQRRGAEDYELLKVLKEKNKEAYDEIIGSTITSFSQYHADIDNFEQMRIKLLKELEKSNGMRV, from the coding sequence ATGTTTGGCTATATATCCAATAAAGAAGAGTGGTTATATCCAGATATGCCTATGAAGGAATTGGATAACAAAATAGCTATCCATACTGCAAAGAATGGGTGTGAGTCTGTTAAGCTTTTACTGAAGTCAAATGCAGAGTCCATTAATGTGACAGTTGACGAGCATTCGAATTTCGAAGTAGAGATCTTTGAAATGTTGGACGTTTACGTTGGCTATAATGAGATAGAAAAAGAAGTTCAAGATGGCCAATTTGTAATTACGGAAAAAGAGTATGAAAAACCTGAATATTGCACGCGAAAAGCACCTTTCAGAGTCTATGAAGCCTTAAAGCCTATTAAGGATATAATGTATATTAAAAAAAATATAGCTCCAATCTGTATAACGATTCAACCAAAAGAGCACGTAACTCCAGGGGTAAGTGAAATTAAGCTAATTATTAAAGATAAAACACCACCTCATAAAGAAGAGTGTCTCCATATAGAAGTTAATGTCTATGATGTACAAATACCTCATGAGACTTTAAAAATAACAAATTGGTTTAATTTAGATAATATATCTACATATCACGGAGATTTGCCATTGGAGAGTAAAGCTTATTATGATCAGCTAAGAGCATATGCAAAGGTCATGAGACGATTACGGCAAACTCACTTTTATATCATGCTCGACCCAAGAAAAGTATTCAATGAAAAAGGTACCTTCGATTTTACCTACTATAAACCTATCATAGAGATATTTTTTCAAGAGGGTTTTGAGACAATGGAATTGGGACCTTTTCTTGAAAAGACTCCAACTCTTTTTACAGAAGAACTTAAGTGTTCATTTGATAAAAGATTATGTATTTCATCCGATGAAGGCTTCTACCAAATGGTAGACTTCATTCAGGAGGTGAAGCACTTTTTGGAGAAAAACAACTGGGTAAAGAATACGATTTTTCATATATGTGATGAACCAGATGTTCATGTAGAAAATGATCATGTATTGGCTAAGAGAAAAGAAGATTATTTTAAAGTTGCTAATCTACTAAAAAAGGCGATTCCATCATGTAAAATAGTAGAAGCTGTGAAATCAACAGAATTCAAATCAGCAATTGATATATGGGTACCACTGACTAGTACTTATGAAGAGTTTAGAGAATCCTTTAATAAAATGCAATCATTAGGTGATGAGGTTTGGTGCTATGTATGCTGTGTTCCAACAGGTTATCACCTAAACAGATTTTTAGATATTGATTTAGTCAAGTCAAGATTACTCTTTTGGGGGATATCTAAATTTACTATAGAAGGCTATTTACATTGGGGGCTTAATCAACAACCAAGAAGAGGCTTTAATGTGTTTGAAAACTCCAATACACCCAATGAGGCATTTAATGGAATATTTCCATCCGGGGATGCTTTTATGGTTTATCCCTATAATGATCAAATACTAATGGGGATGCGTTTCGAAGCACAACGAAGGGGTGCTGAGGATTACGAATTATTGAAAGTACTGAAAGAAAAAAATAAGGAAGCATATGATGAAATAATTGGTAGCACCATAACTAGCTTTAGTCAATACCATGCAGATATAGATAATTTTGAGCAAATGAGAATAAAGCTTCTTAAGGAATTAGAGAAATCTAATGGAATGAGAGTCTAG
- a CDS encoding carbohydrate ABC transporter permease has translation MGTLLSSLKKDKINIAYSDSTYLQKILKILFSVLMFFIGLMMIIPFIFMVSAAFKHTGEVFTEPLKIIPDELYWGNFQYLLHHKTYFIWYLNSIITVTLTILLRTFIVSTAAYSFARLKFRGKELLFFILISTMMITGDMTIIPRYLIYNSIGLIDSLAVIIIPSAFDVFFLFLLRQFFMKIPNDLSEAAIIDGCSHFKIYYKIIMPLAKPGLVTMILFTFIWTWNDYINPYIFITTMKTQVLTVGLQYFQGEAGANYSLQMAGASLAIIPTVILFIITQKYFIEGISGSGIKG, from the coding sequence ATGGGTACATTATTAAGTAGTTTGAAGAAAGATAAAATAAACATTGCATATAGTGATAGTACTTATTTACAGAAGATATTGAAAATTCTGTTTTCTGTATTAATGTTTTTTATAGGTCTAATGATGATCATACCCTTTATATTTATGGTTTCAGCAGCATTTAAACACACAGGTGAAGTATTTACTGAGCCATTAAAGATCATACCAGATGAACTCTATTGGGGTAATTTCCAATATTTATTACATCACAAAACTTATTTTATATGGTATTTAAACAGTATTATTACAGTAACCTTAACAATCTTGTTAAGAACCTTTATTGTATCCACAGCTGCCTATAGTTTTGCGCGATTGAAGTTTAGAGGCAAGGAACTCTTATTTTTTATACTGATATCAACGATGATGATTACTGGTGATATGACCATTATACCCCGTTATCTCATTTATAATTCAATTGGGTTGATTGACTCTTTGGCAGTCATCATTATACCTTCAGCTTTTGATGTGTTTTTCTTGTTCTTACTAAGACAATTCTTTATGAAAATACCTAATGATTTATCAGAGGCGGCTATAATTGATGGATGCTCTCATTTCAAGATATATTATAAAATAATTATGCCATTAGCTAAACCAGGTCTAGTAACTATGATATTATTTACATTCATATGGACGTGGAATGATTATATTAACCCATATATATTTATTACCACTATGAAAACTCAAGTACTTACAGTTGGCTTACAGTACTTCCAAGGTGAAGCTGGGGCTAACTATTCACTACAGATGGCAGGGGCCTCGTTAGCTATTATCCCAACAGTCATCTTGTTTATCATAACTCAGAAATACTTTATTGAAGGTATTAGTGGCAGTGGTATAAAAGGATAG